From the Hordeum vulgare subsp. vulgare chromosome 1H, MorexV3_pseudomolecules_assembly, whole genome shotgun sequence genome, the window CGGTCGGTAAGCAGCTGTAACACAAAGATTCTAGGTGCAAAAGGAAAATTAACAACTTTCAGTGATTCAGTCAGATTGAGGTAACTACCTACTGAATCAGGTTAAATAAAAATGCACAAACCTTAAAATCACTGCCGTTGTAACCTTCGGTCATAGGTGCAAGCCAAAAGGGATCGGGTGGGGGGGGGCAGTGCTCACCTGCGCCACTCGCGGAGGAGGGCGCCCTCCTCCTTGCCCATCTCGGCCAGCGGCGGCAGGACGGGGCCGTCGTCGTCCCCGCCCCCGAAGTCTGAGTCGGGGAAGAAGGGCGAGGAGGAGTACCCGCCGGAGACGTAGCGGACAGGGACCGCAGCACCGTCGGAGTCCGCGGCGATCTCCttgtccaccacctcctcctcctcgggacCGACTTCGGCGAAGGAGGGGTACCCGGCGTCCACGAAGGAGGCGTACCCTCCCGGGATGCCGTCGGCCGCCACGACGTCGGTGGTGTCGTCTTCAGTGTCGTCGAAGGGTGGGAGGCGGTGCGCTGGAGGTCGTCCGCGGCGCTGCCGTCGTCGGCGGCGAAGAAGGGGTCCATGGTGAGCTCGAGATGCGGTGGATCTTGGATAGGATAGATGGGGGCGCGATGGAGGAACCATCATGTTCTCATGCGGATAGGATAGATCGACTTACatagggactgcgggttgaataccgAAAAGTGGAGGGGCTTTTCTGCAAAAGTGccgacgacggacgacagaagcgctacgcgctttattattaggggagaatcACCGTCGCataatagcatgagtaggatataaacaccatgaacataaatatcgtggatgctatgttggttttgattcaactacatgtgtgaacaagtGCCAAGTCAAGCTACTCGAACATTCAGATGAGGATaatatatcatcatactaca encodes:
- the LOC123397852 gene encoding clathrin light chain 1-like; its protein translation is MMVPPSRPHLSYPRSTASRAHHGPLLRRRRRQRRGRPPAHRLPPFDDTEDDTTDVVAADGIPGGYASFVDAGYPSFAEVGPEEEEVVDKEIAADSDGAAVPVRYVSGGYSSSPFFPDSDFGGGDDDGPVLPPLAEMGKEEGALLREWRR